A single window of Archangium gephyra DNA harbors:
- a CDS encoding thioesterase II family protein: MHVPPVYRRWVTCPEPRPKASLRLFCFHFAGGDASVFRLWAKQLPASIEVCPIELPGRATRRNETPITRFPELLDKLASMMLPFARQMPFALFGHSFGGVTAFELARWMRRNKAPLPVHLFLSASPAMHLRKGPPPPLSHLSDKEFLKEVAARFGTPLEVLYSEDFRLGVLPALRTDALVGESYQYTPEPPLDVPISSFGAFEDKEVNKEEAESWRQQTTGRFQLRMFPGSHLFLSTERPRIYKALLEDLAPQFQ, from the coding sequence ATGCACGTCCCTCCCGTCTACCGCCGATGGGTCACCTGCCCCGAGCCGCGCCCCAAGGCCAGCTTGCGCCTGTTCTGCTTCCACTTCGCCGGAGGTGACGCCTCTGTCTTCCGGCTGTGGGCCAAACAGCTGCCCGCCTCCATCGAGGTCTGCCCCATCGAGCTGCCAGGCCGGGCCACGCGCCGCAACGAGACCCCCATCACCCGCTTCCCCGAGCTGCTCGACAAACTGGCGAGCATGATGCTGCCCTTCGCCAGGCAGATGCCCTTCGCCCTCTTCGGCCACAGCTTCGGCGGCGTCACCGCCTTCGAGCTGGCGCGCTGGATGCGGCGCAACAAGGCCCCCCTGCCCGTCCACCTCTTCCTCTCGGCCAGCCCGGCGATGCACCTGCGCAAGGGACCCCCGCCCCCGCTCAGCCACCTGTCGGACAAGGAGTTCCTCAAGGAGGTCGCCGCCCGGTTCGGCACGCCCCTGGAGGTGCTCTACAGCGAGGACTTCCGGCTCGGGGTGCTGCCCGCGCTGCGCACGGACGCGCTCGTCGGCGAGAGCTACCAGTACACCCCCGAGCCCCCGCTGGACGTGCCCATCTCCTCCTTCGGCGCCTTCGAGGACAAGGAGGTCAACAAGGAGGAGGCCGAGTCCTGGCGCCAGCAGACCACCGGGCGCTTCCAGTTGCGCATGTTCCCGGGCAGCCACCTGTTCCTCTCCACCGAGCGGCCCCGCATCTACAAGGCCCTGCTCGAGGACCTGGCGCCGCAATTTCAGTGA